NNNNNNNNNNNNNNNNNNNNNNNNNNNNNNNNNNNNNNNNNNNNNNNNNNNNNNNNNNNNNNNNNNNNNNNNNNNNNNNNNNNNNNNNNNNNNNNNNNNNNNNNNNNNNNNNNNNNNNNNNNNNNNNNNNNNNNNNNNNNNNNNNNNNNNNNNNNNNNNNNNNNNNNNNNNNNNNNNNNNNNNNNNNNNNNNNNNNNNNNNNNNNNNNNNNNNNNNNNNNNNNNNNNNNNNNNNNNNNNNNNNNNNNNNNNNNNNNNNNNNNNNNNNNNNNNNNNNNNNNNNNNNNNNNNNNNNNNNNNNNNNNNNNNNNNNNNNNNNNNNNNNNNNNNNNNNNNNNNNNNNNNNNNNNNNNNNNNNNNNNNNNNNNNNNNNNNNNNNNNNNNNNNNNNNNNNNNNNNNNNNNNNNNNNNNNNNNNNNNNNNNNNNNNNNNNNNNNNNNNNNNNNNNNNNNNNNNNNNNNNNNNNNNNNNNNNNNNNNNNNNNNNNNNNNNNNNNNNNNNNNNNNNNNNNNNNNNNNNNNNNNNNNNNNNNNNNNNNNNNNNNNNNNNNNNNNNNNNNNNNNNNNNNNNNNNNNNNNNNNNNNNNNNNNNNNNNNNNNNNNNNNNNNNNNNNNNNNNNNNNNNNNNNNNNNNNNNNNNNNNNNNNNNNNNNNNNNNNNNNNNNNNNNNNNNNNNNNNNNNNNNNNNNNNNNNNNNNNNNNNNNNNNNNNNNNNNNNNNNNNNNNNNNNNNNNNNNNNNNNNNNNNNNNNNNNNNNNNNNNNNNNNNNNNNNNNNNNNNNNNNNNNNNNNNNNNNNNNAATTAAGCTGCCAGACTTATAAGGTTTTATAAAGCTTTTATAAGGCTTTATAAGGTTTTATAAGGTTTTATAAGAGTTTTATAAGCTCGATTTTATTGAAGAGAAGAAGAAAAGAGAAGAAGATATTTTATTATATTGTGTACTGAGGTCACTTGTCTTTAAATACTTGTACCCAGATCCACAATTAAATTAAGGAAACTATTCTCTCATTCTTTCTCTTACATTTTGAGACCTACTTTCTCTCTCTATATATTCTTCATGTTCTTCATTCTCCATAAATAAACTCTCAATAATTCTCTCATTCTAACAGTTGTTACTCAAGGCCTTGAGTGTTGGTAGTGGTTTGAGAAGAACGCACTGCAGGACGAAGAATGTGTCGCCATTGGCATTCAACATAATCTTCTCTGGTTCCAATTTTGTTAAAATTAAATAAATAAGAAAATAAAATATGGAATGCGGGACAGACTTAAGCGTGGACCGCACCTTCGTATAAAAACACCCAATTTGATGTGGTTACTAGTGTTTTTTTTTGTCAAGTGTAGTTATTAGTTAGACATATTACTGTAGGTACAAAATTTATTGTTTTTAGTTAGTAAAAATATTTATAAAAATACATCAACTAATATTTTGTCTATACAGTGGGTCCGATTGGTAATTAAAACTTTTGTTGTAAAAAAAAATCTGTAGAATTTTTGTTGTGGTTTTAGATTTTATTGCTGTAAAATTTTATGAAAGGTTCCAAAAAATTGCTCTGGATTCTGGCTTTACAGAACACTTGTACAGCTGTAAGTTATTTTAAGAGCTGTGATTTGAAATTTTTATTAAAGCGTGATTGATCTGAATTTAGTGATATATAAATAAATGAGACTATGGACAATACCTACAACCACTACCAATCACACCCGATATACATAAACTAAAGTTTTAATGAAAATTATTTGGGTAAAAATTTTAACTATGATAAAAATTTTATTTATCAACTAAATTCTTAATTTTATTTTTGAGCTATAAAAATATCATAAATTATTTAATTTTGTTTAAGTGATAACTAATACAATTTTGGCAGTTTTTGTGCTAACAAAAACATGAGAAAACATGTATATATAATTAGTGGTGTTCAGTTATATAGACCTTGAATGTAAAGTGCGAATCAAATTATAATTTTTAAAATACAATAAAATATTGGCTATAAAAACTTAGAAATAACGTATTCATATTTCAGATATATAAACTAATATATTAAAATTATATTAGTATTACTGATTTTTTAGTTTATAAAATATAAATATATCATGTATCCCGCAGTTATACTATTCATTACACATGTTACCATTCATATTTTGTTTTAAACTGCTTCTTTTGAACGAACCGCACTTGTCCCGCACTATACGTTTTTCTAACACAAACCACACATTAACCGCACCGAACTAACCAATCCGCTTGTCCCGCCCCGCTCAACCCGCTGTTACCATTCGGAGCATTGTATAAAACAGTCCCGCTACAGTCACGTTTCTTATTATATTTAGTTTTATATACAACAATTAATATCAAACAAAACAAGGTGAATGATAACATAAATTTTGACCGCAGTGTGTGTTTTGTTTACCCGCAGTTCTCATTCAATGCCTAAGTTTAACGTAAAATCATCTTAATGCCTGTCAAAAAGGCAATGTGTAAATAAAATATCAAATCAAGATTATTTTTTCAAATTGCTCCTATGTTACCAAATAAGTGTGCACTATAAGAAAACAGCGTAATTCTGACGGACATTCTGACGGAAAATGATATCCTCGGAATATTCCGACGAATTTGCAAGGAAATTCCAAGAAAACCCAAAATTTGGGTTTCCTCGGAATTTCCAAGGAATATACCGATGAAATACCGAGGAAATCATATTCCTCGGAAAACACCGACGAATATCCGAGGATATATTATAGCCGTTAGAGAGCCGTTGGGGAATTTAAAAATTCCGAGGAAATTCTGAGGAAAGAGCCGTTGCCGTCGGGATTCCATCGGAATTTCCTCGGTACTGTCGGCAGCATTTCATCTATAAATACCTGCACCCCCAACCTTTTCATTCACTCCATTTCTTCATCCTCTCACATACTATATTTACACACGAATTTGATTGAAAAAAGCATGTCTTCTTCAAATTATTATCATTCTTGGATCGATCGACCTCATTTGGATCCGAACACGAGATTGCTTACGGAAGAATACCAACGAGGTATAACCGAATTCATGGGGTTAGTTCAACGACAACCGGAAACAGAAACGGGTATGTTAAGATGTTCTTGCCCTAATTGTAAAAATAGAAAGATTATTAAAGAGTGTGATGTTTGGACTCATCTATATTTGAATGGGTTTACACAAAATTACAAAATTTGGTATCATCATGGAGAAACTAATTATGAATATGGTAGTACTAGCGAACCTCAGCCTGCGGTTAGGTTAGAAGAACCAATTAGAATGGATGTAGATTATGGTGTAGGTATTGAGCATATGGTAAATGATCATTTTAGAGGGGGAAATTTACCCAATGCAGCAGCTATGAGATTTTATGATATGTTGGCTGCTGGGAACCAACCCTTGTACGAAGGTTGCAGAGATGGTCATTCAGCTTTATCATCTGCTACAAGATTGATGGGCATTAAAACATATTATAATTTGGCTGAAGATTGTGTGGATGCGATTGCTGATTTTGTAAAAGGTATTCTACCTGAGAATAATTAGAAACTCGTAGCTGGTCTTGGTTTATCGTATCAGGTAATAGATGTATGCAGCGACAACTGCATGATTTATTGGAGGGCGGATGAACAGCGGGTTACATGCAAATTTTGTGGAAAGCCTCGTTATAAAGATACAATTGGAAGAGTTCCAGTGCCATATAAAAGGATGTGGTATTTACCTTTGACGGAAAGGTTGCAGAGGTTGTATCTGTCTGAACGCACAGCGCAACCAATGAGATGGCATGCGGAGCACTCAACAGATGGTGAGATCAGACGTCCTTCAGATGCAAAAGCGTGGAAGCATTTCCAATCAAAATATCCTGACTTTGCATATGAGAGAAGAAATATCTACCTTGGATTATGTACTGATAGCATTTCCAATCAAAGTATCCCGACTTTGCGTATGAGAGAAGAAATGTCTACCTTGGATTATGTACTGATGGTTTCAGTCCGTTTGGCAAGAGTGGAAGACAGTATTCTCTATGGCCCGTCATTCTTACACCATACAACTTACCGCCAAACTTGTGCTTGCGACGAGAGTTTTTATTTCTCTCCATTCTCGTTCCCGGACCAGAGCATCCTAAGAGGTCACTTGATGTGTTTCTTCAGCCACTAATATATGAGTTGCAACAACTATGGGCTCAAGGTGCTGAAACATACGATGTTTTATGTAAAGAAAACTTTCAAATGCGGACAGTATNNNNNNNNNNNNNNNNNNNNNNNNNNNNNNNNNNNNNNNNNNNNNNNNNNNNNNNNNNNNNNNNNNNNNNNNNNNNNNNNNNNNNNNNNNNNNNNNNNNNNNNNNNNNNNNNNNNNNNNNNNNNNNNNNNNNNNNNNNNNNNNNNNNNNNNNNNNNNNNNNNNNNNNNNNNNNNNNNNNNNNNNNNNNNNNNNNNNNNNNNNNNNNNNNNNNNNNNNNNNNNNNNNNNNNNNNNNNNNNNNNNNNNNNNNNNNNNNNNNNNNNNNNNNNNNNNNNNNNNNNNNNNNNNNNNNNNNNNNNNNNNNNNNNNNNNNNNNNNNNNNNNNNNNNNNNNNNNNNNNNNNNNNNNNNNNNNNNNNNNNNNNNNNNNNNNNNNNNNNNNNNNNNNNNNNNNNNNNNNNNNNNNNNNNNNNNNNNNNNNNNNNNNNNNNNNNNNNNNNNNNNNNNNNNNNNNNNNNNNNNNNNNNNNNNNNNNNNNNNNNNNNNNNNNNNNNNNNNNNNNNNNNNNNNNNNNNNNNNNNNNNNNNNNNNNNNNNNNNNNNNNNNNNNNNNNNNNNNNNNNNNNNNNNNNNNNNNNNNNNNNNNNNNNNNNNNNNNNNNNNNNNNNNNNNNNNNNNNNNNNNNNNNNNNNNNNNNNNNNNNNNNNNNNNNNNNNNNNNNNNNNNNNNNNNNNNNNNNNNNNNNNNNNNNNNNNNNNNNNNNNNNNNNNNNNNNNNNNNNNNNNNNNNNNNNNNNNNNNNNNNNNNNNNNNNNNNNNNNNNNNNNNNNNNNNNNNNNNNNNNNNNNNNNNNNNNNNNNNNNNNNNNNNNNNNNNNNNNNNNNNNNNNNNNNNNNNNNNNNNNNNNNNNNNNNNNNNNNNNNNNNNNNNNNNNNNNCCGATCTCGAGGAAATTCCGAGGAACAATATAAACCAATAGAAATACATGCATATGATATTCTTTTTCCTCGAATTAATGAACATACCGAGGAAATTCTGACGGATATTTAAATGTCCGTCGGAATTTCCTCGGAATATTTTCATTTAACTGGGCAAACCAGCCGCCAAATATTTCGTGAAATTGAAATTGAAAATACCGAGGAAATTCCTACGGATAGTTTCCGTCGGTCCCTAGGTTTTATAAACAAGAAACACTTCTTCTTCCCCATTTCTCTCTTCTTCCTCCAGCGATCTCTCTCTTCTTCCGGCGATCTCCCCCTTCTCTCGCGACGATCTCTCCGGCGAATCCTCTCTATTCCTACACAAATCATGTAAGGACCCTATCCCACTCTCTTAGGTCTATTTGTTAGGTTTTTAAGTTGATTTGATGATTTTAGAAGTTTCTTGATAGATTTTTGTTAGGGTGATTGGTTAGGATTGTGATTTGGTTGTGTAATAGGTTTAGAATTGTGATTTGGTTGGATAATTTGTTGTGTTGAATTGATTTAGAACTTTTTTATAAATTTTTTATTATTTTTGTATTTATAAAATCGATTTTGGATTTTACAAAACGTTTTTGGTATATAAATTCGATTTTTGGTTTAATAAAAGATGATTTCATATTTATAAAAATATTTATATTTATTAAAACTAATTTTGTATTTATAAAACATTTTTTTGATTTATAAACACTATTTTATTATTTTTTGTATTTATAAAAACTATTTTTAATTTTTTTTTCAATTAATATTTATTAAAACTATTTTTAAATATGTTTTTTTAATTTATATATTTATTATAACTAATTTTCAATATTTTTTCAATTAATATTTATTAAAACTATTTTTAAATTTATTTTTTTAATTTACAGGTCTACTGGTGATCAGACCCGGTCACGACCTCGTAGTGCCTCACCACGAGGTCGTAGTGGTACGGGGAGCCACTCTCAGGGTTCGCCCAGCCATCCTCGGGGTTCGTCCAGCCACTCTCGGGGGTCGAGCAGCCACTGTCGGGATTCTTCATTTCCCGCTCCGGTTCTTGCTCCCGCTGCTGCACCCCCTCCCATTGCTGCACCCCCTCCCGCTACTGCACCCCCTCCCGCTACTGCACCCCCTCCCGCTCCTCCAGTCGTTCCGGGAGTGATGACTGTTGCCCAGTTGGTTCAACAGCCCGGTCGTGAGCATCTTCCCTATCTCACTCCGTGTCCAAAGGGACGACNNNNNNNNNNNNNNNNNNNNNNNNAAGTCTTTTTTTTCCTTTCATTAAAATTTGATTCATTATTAATAATTTGTTTCTTATATTAGGTTCAACCGATCCGGGAACGGGATTAGCGCATGGATCAACAATATGATGTAGTCGAACCTCAGCAAGGGATATCCGACTTTCACTCACTTCCCTACTGAGGACCAGGAGATGTGGTTTCGTCAGTTTGCAGTAAATATTCTAATTTTTTTACTTATATTTTTTTTGGATTTATTAAACTATTTTATATTTTTTTTATTAAAAGGTCCCGAAGTCGATCAACAGCACGGTCTGGGAGGAGTTGTGTGTGCATTGGGATAAGGACGAGACGAAAGCTACCTCCGTGACCAACTCCGCCAACCACAAGAGCGATCGTGGCGGGAAGGGCATGTACAAGCACAATTTGGGTGCCCAGACTATTGCCACTCTGGGGGATCGCTTGGTAAGTTCAATCTCTTTTTTTTTTTAATTTTTTAAGTATTTTTATTTTATTTTTTATGCATTTCTTTTAATTTCTAATGTTTGTTTAACTTTTGTTTTTTTCAAGGCGGATGAAAATGATGGCGAGCCGGTTGATGATTTCGTCCTAATGAAGACGGTGCATACCAACAAGCACACCGGGGAGATTGATGATGGTGTTGTGAGGGATGTGCTCAGCCTGATTGAAACTCAGAAGGAAGACGAATATACCCGTCTATCTCAGCTTCAAACCGACCTGGACGCCACTTCGACGGCTTCGACCAACTTGTCCCGGATTCGAATTAACGAAATCGTTGAATCGGTATGTTCTTTATAAAAAAGTTCAATTCATTTATTTCTTTATTTTCATTTTATCATCTTTTCTATTATTTAAATTTGTTTATTTTCTATTTCAGTCGGTTCCAAAGAAGAAGGGACGTTTGGTCGGTTTGGGTCGTCGAGCCCGGTCGGTTCCTCCTTCTGCACCACAGCCCTATGTTGATCCAGAAGGGCTTATGGACCAGTTGAAGGACAAAGATGACCAAATAGCTGCGTTGGAGCAAAAGATGGCGGATCAAGAGGCGGGATGGGAGGCAACGAGGAAGCAGAACGAGCAAATGATGGAGATGATGAAGAGGATGTACCCGAACGAGCAGTTCCCGTAGTTTCTTTTTTTCTTTCAAAAACTCTGAATGTTTTATTTTGGTTTGTACAACTTTGAATATTATCTAATATGTTTTCTATTTCAATTTTAATTTTATATTTTCGAATTTCAATCAAAAAAATAATTTTTTAATTTTTAAAAAAAAATATATTTTTGGGAATATTCCGAGGAAGTGTATTCCTCGGGATATTCCGACGACAACTTCCTCGGAATATTCCGAGGGACATATGTCTTCGGAATATCCCGACGGATACACTTCCTCGGCCGTCAGAATATTCCGATACCTCTTTTCTCTCGGAATGTTTCCGAGGACCGTTCCATCGGAAAGAACCGAGGAGACACCGACGAACAGTGCTAGGAAATGTTTCTTCGGAATGTCCTCAGAATCTTTAATTCTTGGTATTCCCTCGGAACTTTCCGAGGAAATTCCAAGAAAATTTTACTTTCCGACGAGAAATTTCCGACGACCATTCTCGTCGGTATGTCCTCGGAATACCGTTATTCCGAGGACATACCGACGATATTTGTTTTCGGAATCCCAGTATTTTCTTGTAGTGGTGTGATTGAAAAGCATTTCTAGAGTAAATTATTACTTTGATTTTAATTTTACTCAAAATCCCAGTAAAATCTTGCCAATCAAATGAAATAATTTTTTGAGCTTTTACTTTGTCCACTGTTTAAATAGAAAAAAAAACACATACTCAAGTTTATTCTACATTGTAATAGAATAAAAATACTGTTGTTTTCACTATTTTCTATCATTTTCATTTTCACTCTTTCCTATTATTTATTTTTACTTTGACTTACGCTAATAATACCAGTCAAACCCTAAATGTACTCCATGATTTTTTTTGTCAGCTTTCTAGGGATTTCTAAAATCAACATTTAAGAGGATAATTGTTTCATAACTAATCATTTACTTTACAAAATTTGAAAAAAAATAGTAAATTGCTAGCAAATAAATGAAAAACTAACGGTGGGCAATTCAAATCCATGTTCGGGAACGCGCTGTGCGCTAATCGGGCGGTCGGATTATGCCTAGCGTCTAAAGAGAAAATCGGAGATTAATCAAAAATTATGCGGGGCGGAATTTTTAGATTGTTTACCTTGTTATAAAACATATTAATCTTTAATTGTGTATAACATTAATACATTTTCATGTTTAAGATTGTATAAAACACACAAATATAATATATGAATTATGAATATAAATGATATTTATAAAATTTTAGATCAAATAAATAAATAAATATATTATTTAAAAATAGATTAGGCAGCTAGGCGGAGAAAATCAGATATCTGATTTTTTAAATCGATTTGACATAAATCAGGGCGAAGAGTGACGCGTATCGCCTAGGCGGCCGATTTTTAGAACAGGGATTAAAATTAACGTTTTCCACTCTTTTTTTTTTTAACCGAAAAAAAAAATGAGTGGAAAACTTATGGGATCTACATATATACATATAGATACCCAAAAATGTTCATCAGAAAGAAAAAGAAAATCGATTGATCACTTCTTTCTGATTTTTGTTTTCTTGATATCAATGAAGATTCTCTATCTGCAAAGACATAAGATCTAGCATCAGATTTAGCATTAGAAGAAGCAAAATTAATGAGGTGGAGATTCATTGTTCAAACTAACTATATTACCTGTACTTTCCTGTAAGAACCTGAGTAGGGGTAAAGTGAATCAAATCTCTAGAACAATGACTGCAACCAAAAAGAAGAAGATGAAAATAGAGTTAGTTCATGGACGACTTCTTTTGTTTTGAAAAGAAATCAAAAGATTTTAAACTCACAATCAGAATCTGTTTTGACCCATTTACTCCCATCGCTACTACTACTACTTCTTCCTTCTTCTTCCTTATTCTTTAATGAAAGTTGTTGCCTGTCTTGCACGTATCTACTCGTTGATGTTTGCTTTGGAGAAGCTCGAGTATTAATCTTCTTGAGTAGCATTACTCTCAGAAACTGTATATATCATGTAAAAGTAATAAGGTACATGAACAAAACACTTTAACTAGTATCCGAAATGGTGTTAGGAGATTAAGTTGTATCTTCTCCATTCTTTATTCTTGAAACGTGTCTCTCAAGCCAGGGTTAGGAATAGGAGATAACCCCTCTGTACATACAAACATCTTCTTGAGGAGATAAGAAACAGAGGTTTTGCTCACATCTCTCTTACCCTTCTTCTTATTTTTACTCTCTGTATAAATAGCTTTGCATCTCCCCAAAATAATACTAATCGTACGCTCAATGTCTTCTTGGTTCTCATCAGAATCTCCACCACCTGAAAACGCGTTGCTGATTCGTCTATCGACTTCAAAACTCGAAGGACAATTCAAGAATCTATCCAAAGGAAGATTGGCAAGTTCTTTGTTCACATCAGACTTCCTCTTCTTGTTCTTTCTTGTCAAGAGCTTCGTCAGCTCATTTTGTAGTTTCCCAACTTCCTCGGGAGTAAAATCTTCAAGATCATCGGATAAAGAAATATCGTGATCTCTATCTTGCGCTCTACCTTCCACGTGCATGTTAGAAGTCTTCTCTTCTTGAATCACTTCTTGTATTG
This genomic interval from Brassica oleracea var. oleracea cultivar TO1000 chromosome C2, BOL, whole genome shotgun sequence contains the following:
- the LOC106323690 gene encoding uncharacterized protein LOC106323690 translates to MHNKLHGKQANTHKRRTSSACSHQSREEFSDWPHGLLAIGTFGTLTKDQTPIQEVIQEEKTSNMHVEGRAQDRDHDISLSDDLEDFTPEEVGKLQNELTKLLTRKNKKRKSDVNKELANLPLDRFLNCPSSFEVDRRISNAFSGGGDSDENQEDIERTISIILGRCKAIYTESKNKKKGKRDVSKTSVSYLLKKMFVCTEGLSPIPNPGLRDTFQE